The Vitis vinifera cultivar Pinot Noir 40024 chromosome 12, ASM3070453v1 genome has a segment encoding these proteins:
- the LOC100248895 gene encoding uncharacterized protein LOC100248895 — protein MPGVAARLPVTPWSSDDTLKFSGDSESLGDMVFGFLGEDSSGSSCNSGGGWVHGEDCGDGADGEEGFDNVEGSKAFWEEQDQLVQAILCRTSSIESKIRQVTKEALRELKLKETYCVCRRRVAGVCQNCAEKEVWGQLQTAGYNSAICKSKWKSSPDIPSGEHSYMEVVDRSSAKKGEVRVVIELNFRAEFEMARASAEYNLLVSRLPEVFVGKSERLKALIKILCHAAKKCMKEKKMHMGPWRKHKYMQAKWFGTCERTAPAPMSPVDFPGRLPRQRVSMLTFDLLENLPAAGLNFKAVEVV, from the exons ATGCCCGGAGTAGCGGCTAGACTTCCGGTGACTCCCTGGAGTTCCGACGACACTCTCAAATTCTCCGGTGACTCGGAGAGTTTAGGTGATATGGTTTTCGGGTTTTTAGGGGAAGACTCGTCAGGGAGTTCGTGTAACTCCGGCGGCGGTTGGGTTCATGGTGAAGATTGCGGCGACGGTGCCGATGGGGAAGAGGGGTTTGACAATGTTGAGGGGAGTAAGGCGTTTTGGGAGGAACAAGACCAACTTGTTCAG GCAATTTTGTGTAGGACGAGTTCTATTGAGTCGAAAATTAGGCAGGTGACGAAAGAGGCCCTTAGGgaattaaaattgaaagaaaCATACTGTGTATGCCGGCGACGGGTTGCCGGAGTATGCCAAAATTGTGCGGAAAAGGAAGTTTGGGGTCAGCTCCAAACCGCCGGTTACAATAGTGCCATCTGCAAGTCCAAGTGGAAGTCCTCTCCGGATATTCCATCAG GCGAACACTCGTATATGGAGGTGGTGGACAGGTCAAGTGCCAAGAAAGGAGAGGTGAGAGTGGTGATCGAGTTGAATTTTCGGGCGGAGTTCGAGATGGCGAGGGCTAGCGCCGAATATAACCTGTTAGTCAGCCGGTTGCCGGAGGTATTCGTCGGAAAATCTGAGAGGCTAAAGGCCTTGATCAAGATACTATGCCATGCAGCCAAGAAATGcatgaaggagaagaaaatgcaCATGGGTCCATGGAGAAAGCACAAATACATGCAAGCTAAGTGGTTTGGCACGTGCGAGAGGACAGCGCCGGCACCCATGTCGCCTGTTGATTTTCCCGGCCGTCTACCCAGGCAGAGGGTCTCCATGCTTACCTTCGACCTGCTGGAGAATTTGCCGGCGGCCGGTTTAAATTTTAAGGCGGTGGAAGTTGTGTGA